A single window of Acetobacteraceae bacterium DNA harbors:
- a CDS encoding methyltransferase domain-containing protein, translating into MIKKNQNKHFKNNKPKTTPDPARDAAWKALGYILGEREPLELALEKACAADMLPRDRSTAHWMIAGTLRHLGVLEEILKENLKKEPPFPVFRALLLGAAQILFLDVPSYAAVGSTVDLLRRQSFVPFTGLANAILRKIVREGESVLETLDQPRLDTPAWLWKSWGKRARVISESYYETAPLDITLKEGAKEPEGAERLPNGSYRFPAGTSVTEIEGFDAGSFWVQDAAASMIAPLLGDVKGMEVADICAAPGGKTAQLAASGAKVIALDRDAHRLERLKENMERLQLEVTCEQADALEWQPDHLLEAILLDAPCSATGTLRRHPDVLRLKRQQDVRALAEGQALFIEAAGRILKKGGKLLYAVCSLQDEEGPHQIEAALKKGGWKHIPFSKEELSFLPESLTKEGYFRTHPAMWQEKKGIDGFFAALLIKE; encoded by the coding sequence ATGATAAAAAAAAATCAAAATAAGCATTTTAAAAATAACAAACCAAAAACAACGCCTGATCCGGCACGGGATGCTGCTTGGAAGGCTTTAGGCTATATTCTGGGCGAACGTGAGCCTTTGGAACTCGCTTTAGAGAAAGCTTGCGCTGCGGACATGCTGCCACGAGATCGTTCCACAGCCCATTGGATGATTGCTGGAACTTTGCGTCATTTGGGTGTTTTAGAAGAAATTTTAAAAGAAAATCTGAAAAAAGAGCCGCCTTTTCCTGTTTTCCGTGCGCTGTTACTGGGCGCGGCGCAAATTCTCTTTTTAGACGTTCCGTCTTATGCGGCTGTTGGAAGCACCGTTGATCTTTTAAGGCGGCAGAGTTTTGTGCCTTTTACGGGGCTTGCCAACGCAATTTTGCGGAAAATTGTTCGAGAAGGGGAAAGCGTTCTAGAGACTCTGGATCAGCCCCGTTTAGACACCCCAGCTTGGCTTTGGAAATCATGGGGGAAAAGGGCAAGGGTGATTTCAGAGAGCTATTATGAAACAGCTCCTCTAGATATTACCCTCAAAGAAGGCGCAAAAGAGCCAGAAGGAGCAGAGCGCCTGCCAAATGGGAGTTATCGCTTCCCTGCAGGCACTTCTGTTACGGAAATTGAAGGTTTTGATGCAGGAAGTTTCTGGGTTCAGGATGCGGCGGCTTCAATGATTGCGCCCCTGCTGGGCGATGTTAAAGGGATGGAAGTGGCTGATATTTGTGCCGCTCCCGGGGGGAAAACGGCACAGCTTGCAGCTTCTGGTGCAAAAGTGATTGCTTTAGATAGGGATGCGCATCGTCTAGAGCGTTTAAAAGAAAATATGGAGCGCCTGCAATTAGAGGTGACTTGCGAACAGGCAGATGCGCTGGAATGGCAGCCGGATCATTTACTCGAGGCAATTTTATTGGATGCCCCTTGTTCGGCGACCGGAACGCTTCGACGTCATCCAGATGTTTTGCGTCTAAAAAGACAGCAGGACGTGCGTGCCTTAGCAGAGGGGCAGGCTCTTTTTATTGAGGCCGCTGGTAGAATACTGAAAAAAGGCGGAAAATTGCTTTATGCGGTATGTTCTCTGCAAGATGAAGAGGGGCCGCATCAAATTGAGGCTGCTTTAAAAAAAGGCGGTTGGAAACATATACCGTTTTCAAAGGAAGAGCTTTCTTTTTTGCCTGAGTCTTTAACAAAAGAAGGCTATTTTCGAACACATCCTGCGATGTGGCAGGAAAAAAAAGGGATAGATGGTTTTTTTGCCGCATTACTGATAAAAGAGTAA
- the rbfA gene encoding 30S ribosome-binding factor RbfA yields the protein MSRQSQFKSNFSAFSGGEEQGPSVRQLKVGEEIRRLLAQIFSRFPFRDPILRDVEFTITEARMSPDLKSATVFVTHLGHDDIETYLPALKKAAPFLRGELAHAAVLRSVPKLQFQGDASLEQATHIESLLDSPQVKRDLQNKDSESDFSEEESKQDEAWGV from the coding sequence TTGAGCAGGCAGTCCCAATTTAAGTCCAACTTCTCCGCCTTTTCAGGCGGGGAAGAACAAGGACCGAGTGTTCGGCAGCTAAAGGTTGGGGAAGAGATTCGTCGTCTTTTGGCACAGATTTTTTCTCGCTTTCCTTTTAGAGACCCTATTTTAAGGGATGTTGAGTTCACCATTACAGAGGCAAGAATGTCGCCAGACCTTAAAAGTGCCACTGTTTTTGTGACGCATTTAGGGCATGACGATATTGAAACCTATCTTCCTGCTCTTAAAAAAGCAGCGCCTTTTTTAAGAGGGGAGCTTGCACATGCAGCTGTTTTGCGCTCGGTTCCAAAATTGCAGTTTCAAGGAGATGCTTCTTTGGAACAGGCAACACATATTGAAAGTCTTTTAGATTCGCCTCAGGTGAAACGGGACTTGCAAAATAAAGATTCAGAATCAGATTTTTCAGAAGAAGAATCTAAACAGGATGAGGCATGGGGCGTATAA
- a CDS encoding coproporphyrinogen III oxidase, which produces MSNLALYLHWPFCLSKCPYCDFNSHIQRNLSADAMGEALIIELKNTLKRAKLAGYTHISSLFFGGGTPSLMKPSLVEKLISLSLSALPHQEEMPEITLEANPTSSEKEKFKSFHEAGVNRLSLGIQSLNPTDLKTLGREHSVSEALQALEMARSVFDRVSFDLIYARSGQSVSAWEKELKEALSFKPNHLSLYQLTIESGTPYAALYKKKKISLPPDEQGAEMYELTENLLAEHQIFPYEISNYAQKGQESRHNLAYWHYQDYMGVGAGAHGRFRENGKTIASSCLKAPKFWMEHIQEKGNGIEEEFTLTQEEIIEEAILTGLRLCEGISFERFLERTGQNLLENLNQPFLKACIEEGFLTLSDTHLAPTMQGRLRLNAILGGLLGD; this is translated from the coding sequence CTGTCTAATCTTGCCCTTTATCTTCACTGGCCTTTTTGTCTTTCCAAATGCCCTTATTGCGATTTTAACTCTCATATACAGCGCAACCTCTCCGCAGATGCGATGGGAGAGGCGCTCATTATAGAATTGAAAAACACTTTAAAACGGGCAAAATTAGCCGGTTATACCCATATTTCCTCTCTCTTTTTCGGTGGCGGAACACCTTCTTTAATGAAACCTTCCCTTGTCGAAAAACTCATTTCTTTAAGTCTTTCGGCCTTGCCGCATCAAGAGGAAATGCCTGAAATCACGTTAGAGGCAAATCCGACCAGCTCTGAAAAAGAAAAATTTAAATCTTTCCATGAGGCTGGCGTTAATCGTCTTTCCCTCGGTATTCAAAGTCTTAACCCTACAGATTTAAAAACGCTTGGCCGGGAACATAGCGTCTCAGAGGCTTTGCAGGCTTTGGAAATGGCACGGAGCGTTTTTGATCGTGTTTCTTTTGATCTGATTTATGCCCGTTCAGGGCAAAGCGTCTCGGCTTGGGAAAAGGAATTAAAAGAAGCCCTTTCTTTCAAGCCGAATCATCTTTCCCTTTATCAGCTCACCATTGAATCTGGGACACCTTACGCCGCCCTTTATAAAAAGAAAAAAATCTCTCTGCCCCCTGATGAGCAAGGGGCAGAAATGTATGAACTTACGGAAAATCTTTTAGCAGAACATCAGATCTTTCCGTATGAAATTTCTAATTATGCCCAAAAAGGTCAGGAAAGCCGTCATAATCTAGCCTATTGGCATTATCAGGATTATATGGGTGTTGGGGCCGGTGCGCACGGACGTTTTCGAGAAAATGGCAAAACCATTGCCAGCTCTTGTCTTAAAGCGCCTAAATTTTGGATGGAACACATTCAAGAAAAAGGAAATGGGATTGAGGAAGAATTTACCCTCACCCAAGAAGAGATTATTGAAGAGGCTATTTTAACAGGCCTCCGGCTTTGTGAAGGGATTTCTTTTGAACGATTTTTAGAACGTACAGGACAAAATCTTTTAGAAAATCTCAACCAGCCATTTTTGAAAGCCTGTATCGAAGAGGGATTTTTAACACTCTCCGACACACACCTTGCTCCCACCATGCAAGGCAGATTACGCCTCAATGCCATTTTAGGGGGATTGTTGGGAGATTAA
- the pnp gene encoding polyribonucleotide nucleotidyltransferase: protein MSGYFRKEIEWAGRPLVLETGKVARQADGAVVASYGGTVVLCTVVGAKSVRPGQDFFPLTVNYQEKAFAAGKIPGGFFKREGRPSENEVLTSRLIDRPIRPLFPEGFKNEVQLVATVLSHDMENNPDILSIIGCSAALTLSGIPFFGPVAAARVGRINNEFVINPTLSQLEESALELVVAGTKEGVLMVESEAEELSEAEMLQAVTEGHNSCQAVIEAIQELAAHAARAPWALDSEAPETLELREKLKAADNGQFKEAYQERQKQQRQEKLSAVRKGIVDALELGEEGAEKAKSLFKEIEAHVVRSSVLEGNPRIDGRDLFSVRPITSEVGTLPRTHGSALFTRGETQALVVATLGTAQDEQIIDALPGEYRSRFMLHYNFPPYSVGECGRMGSPGRREIGHGKLAWRALTRQIPSKDAFPYTIRVVSEITESNGSSSMATVCGTSLALMDAGVPLAEPVAGIAMGLIKEGDKFVVLTDILGDEDHLGDMDFKVAGTKNGITALQMDLKITSITPAIMEQALAQAKDGRLHILGEMSKALTAGRSEVAGNAPRIVTMTVPRDKIRDVIGQGGKTIREITEQSGAKVDISDDGTVTISAGDESQANAAKQRIEALTSDPEVGRIYDGSVVKTTDFGAFVNFLGPKDGLVHISELSTQRVARTTDIVKQGDKVKVKVIGFDDRGKVKLSMKEVPQSDAESAPASDVQD from the coding sequence ATGAGCGGATATTTTCGCAAAGAAATCGAGTGGGCGGGACGTCCGCTTGTTCTAGAAACTGGCAAAGTCGCAAGACAGGCAGACGGGGCTGTGGTTGCCTCCTATGGCGGAACAGTTGTTTTATGCACAGTCGTGGGGGCAAAATCTGTCCGTCCTGGACAGGATTTTTTCCCACTAACTGTAAATTATCAGGAAAAAGCCTTTGCAGCGGGTAAAATTCCGGGTGGTTTTTTCAAACGTGAAGGACGTCCTTCTGAAAACGAAGTTTTAACCTCTCGTTTGATTGATCGTCCAATTCGCCCTCTTTTCCCAGAAGGCTTTAAAAACGAAGTGCAGTTGGTTGCAACTGTGCTCAGCCATGACATGGAAAACAATCCCGATATTCTTTCGATTATCGGTTGCTCAGCAGCTTTGACCCTCTCAGGAATTCCATTTTTTGGTCCTGTTGCTGCCGCACGTGTTGGCCGTATTAACAATGAATTTGTGATTAACCCAACGCTTTCTCAATTAGAAGAGAGCGCTTTGGAACTTGTTGTGGCAGGAACCAAAGAAGGGGTTTTGATGGTTGAATCCGAAGCGGAAGAACTTTCCGAAGCGGAAATGCTTCAGGCCGTGACAGAAGGGCATAATTCTTGCCAAGCTGTGATTGAAGCCATCCAAGAGCTTGCGGCACATGCAGCACGTGCACCTTGGGCATTGGATTCAGAAGCACCGGAAACACTTGAACTTCGTGAAAAGTTAAAAGCCGCTGATAACGGCCAGTTCAAAGAAGCTTATCAAGAGCGTCAAAAACAACAGCGTCAGGAAAAACTTTCTGCTGTTCGTAAAGGTATTGTCGACGCCTTAGAACTCGGTGAGGAAGGGGCTGAAAAAGCAAAATCTCTCTTTAAAGAGATTGAAGCGCATGTCGTTCGCTCATCTGTTTTGGAAGGTAATCCAAGAATTGACGGTCGCGACTTGTTCTCGGTTCGTCCAATTACTTCTGAAGTTGGCACATTGCCACGCACACACGGTTCTGCACTCTTCACACGTGGAGAAACACAGGCTTTGGTCGTTGCAACCCTTGGGACAGCACAAGACGAGCAAATTATTGACGCATTGCCGGGCGAATATCGTTCACGCTTCATGCTTCATTATAATTTCCCTCCATATTCTGTCGGTGAATGTGGCCGCATGGGGTCCCCTGGACGTCGTGAAATTGGTCATGGTAAGCTTGCATGGCGTGCTTTGACCCGTCAGATTCCGTCAAAAGACGCTTTCCCATATACAATCCGTGTTGTTTCTGAAATTACGGAAAGTAATGGCTCCTCTTCCATGGCAACGGTTTGCGGCACTTCTTTAGCGCTTATGGATGCCGGTGTACCATTGGCAGAACCTGTTGCGGGGATTGCAATGGGGCTTATCAAAGAGGGCGATAAGTTTGTGGTTTTGACAGATATTCTTGGAGATGAAGATCATCTTGGGGATATGGATTTCAAAGTTGCAGGAACCAAAAACGGGATTACGGCGCTTCAGATGGATTTGAAAATCACCTCCATCACACCAGCAATTATGGAGCAGGCTTTAGCGCAAGCGAAAGACGGTCGCCTTCATATTCTCGGTGAAATGAGCAAAGCGCTCACAGCAGGTCGGAGTGAAGTTGCAGGCAATGCGCCACGCATCGTGACGATGACTGTGCCCCGTGATAAAATTCGTGATGTGATTGGCCAAGGTGGTAAAACGATCCGTGAAATCACAGAACAATCAGGTGCAAAAGTTGATATTTCTGATGATGGCACTGTCACAATTTCTGCGGGTGATGAGTCACAGGCAAATGCGGCAAAACAACGGATTGAAGCTTTGACTTCTGATCCTGAAGTTGGTCGGATTTATGATGGCAGCGTTGTTAAAACAACAGATTTTGGTGCCTTTGTGAATTTCTTAGGCCCAAAAGATGGTTTGGTGCATATTTCTGAACTTTCAACGCAACGTGTTGCGCGGACAACTGATATTGTCAAGCAAGGCGATAAGGTGAAGGTGAAGGTTATTGGTTTTGATGATCGTGGCAAAGTAAAGCTTTCTATGAAAGAAGTGCCACAGTCAGATGCTGAAAGCGCTCCCGCTTCAGATGTTCAAGACTAA
- a CDS encoding nitronate monooxygenase: MKKLNSLRLSGMDCLPLIEGGKGVSVSTGISAGKWAEAGGVGTMSAVNADSYDDQGNIIPQIYRSSTRRERQIELINYAIKGGIAQAEIAHEISGGKAPVHANFLWEMGGAEEVIAGILEETKGLIQGITCGAGMPYRLSEIASRFNVYYYPIVSSGRAFNALWKRSFSKQTELLGGVVYEDPWRAGGHNGLSNTENPLKPEDPYPRVLELRKVLNAYGLNDLPIIMAGGVWNLSEWEDWIDNKELGPVAFQFGTRPLLTKESPIPAIWKEKLRHLKKGDVFLNRFSPTGFYSSAVNNAFIQELRGRSERQVSFKRQEEGEFTSSFVLEGARSREVFLRSADLEKVLNWQKEGHTQGLRTPDATLVFVAPERAEEILKDQNACMGCLSQCHFSGWSQRAVVAGKPSALRPDPRSFCIQKTLQTVAHLPNVVNAETTDAMDHNLMFGGTNAWRFAQDPFYANGFIPTVKELIEAIQIGK, translated from the coding sequence ATGAAAAAGCTAAACTCCCTTCGTTTATCAGGCATGGATTGTCTCCCTCTTATTGAGGGAGGCAAGGGTGTCTCTGTTTCTACAGGTATTTCTGCTGGAAAATGGGCAGAGGCCGGTGGTGTTGGAACAATGTCTGCAGTTAATGCAGATTCATATGATGATCAGGGGAATATTATTCCTCAGATTTACCGTTCCTCTACGAGAAGAGAGCGTCAGATAGAGCTTATTAATTACGCTATTAAAGGCGGAATTGCTCAGGCTGAAATTGCCCATGAGATTTCAGGGGGAAAAGCACCTGTTCATGCAAATTTCCTTTGGGAAATGGGCGGTGCGGAAGAGGTTATTGCGGGAATTTTGGAAGAGACAAAAGGTCTCATTCAAGGGATCACGTGCGGTGCAGGCATGCCTTACCGTCTTTCAGAAATTGCTTCCCGCTTTAATGTCTATTATTACCCAATTGTTTCTTCTGGGCGTGCTTTTAATGCGCTTTGGAAACGTTCTTTTTCAAAGCAAACAGAACTTCTCGGCGGTGTGGTCTATGAAGATCCATGGCGTGCAGGGGGGCATAACGGACTTTCCAATACAGAAAACCCGTTAAAGCCGGAAGACCCTTATCCACGTGTTTTAGAGCTTCGTAAGGTTTTAAATGCTTATGGACTGAATGATCTTCCGATCATTATGGCAGGTGGTGTTTGGAATCTTTCCGAATGGGAAGATTGGATTGACAATAAAGAACTTGGCCCTGTGGCTTTCCAATTTGGAACCCGTCCTTTATTGACCAAAGAAAGTCCTATTCCGGCGATTTGGAAAGAAAAACTCCGTCATTTGAAAAAAGGCGATGTTTTCCTAAACCGTTTCTCACCAACCGGATTTTATTCCTCTGCGGTGAATAATGCTTTTATCCAAGAGCTTCGTGGGCGTTCTGAACGTCAAGTGTCTTTTAAACGTCAGGAAGAGGGTGAGTTTACATCTTCTTTCGTTTTAGAGGGTGCAAGAAGTCGAGAGGTTTTTCTTCGTTCGGCAGATTTAGAAAAAGTTCTAAATTGGCAAAAGGAAGGCCATACGCAAGGGTTGCGGACACCTGATGCAACATTGGTTTTTGTTGCGCCAGAGCGTGCCGAAGAGATTTTAAAAGATCAAAATGCTTGCATGGGTTGCCTTTCGCAATGTCATTTCTCTGGTTGGAGCCAGAGAGCTGTTGTCGCTGGAAAACCGAGTGCATTACGTCCCGATCCACGCTCTTTCTGTATTCAAAAAACGCTTCAGACGGTTGCACATTTGCCTAATGTCGTGAATGCGGAAACAACTGATGCGATGGATCATAACTTAATGTTTGGCGGAACGAATGCTTGGCGTTTTGCTCAAGATCCTTTCTACGCCAATGGATTTATTCCAACGGTTAAGGAATTGATTGAAGCCATTCAAATCGGAAAATAA
- a CDS encoding YggS family pyridoxal phosphate-dependent enzyme — protein sequence MSPLSISQNLEQIHSKIRHSCEQNGRNPHKVKLIAVSKFHPISALEEALQAGQRIFGENYVQEAQEKSLFLRPKYPDIKIHLIGPLQTNKAVMACEFADAIHTLDRPNLCKALKKASEKTGKLPDLFVQINIGHEQKKSGISPEEADDFIEHAQSLFGDKVKGLMCIPPHGEPALPYFQHLAEFSKRHGLKELSMGMSSDFELAIAAGATFVRVGTAIFGARPV from the coding sequence ATGTCCCCTCTTTCCATCTCTCAAAATTTAGAACAGATTCACTCAAAAATCCGCCACTCCTGTGAACAAAATGGGCGTAATCCCCATAAGGTGAAATTAATTGCTGTCAGCAAATTTCATCCCATTTCAGCGCTGGAAGAAGCCTTACAAGCCGGACAAAGAATTTTTGGAGAAAATTATGTTCAAGAGGCGCAGGAAAAATCTCTTTTTCTCCGTCCAAAATATCCAGACATAAAAATTCATCTCATTGGCCCGCTTCAAACGAATAAAGCTGTTATGGCCTGTGAATTCGCCGATGCGATTCACACACTTGACCGGCCTAATCTTTGCAAAGCTTTGAAAAAAGCCTCTGAGAAAACAGGCAAGCTTCCGGATTTATTTGTGCAGATCAATATTGGCCATGAACAAAAAAAATCTGGTATTTCTCCCGAAGAAGCAGACGATTTTATCGAACATGCACAATCTTTATTTGGCGACAAAGTCAAAGGCCTCATGTGCATCCCGCCGCATGGCGAACCTGCCTTGCCTTATTTTCAACATCTTGCCGAATTTTCAAAAAGACATGGCTTAAAAGAGCTTTCTATGGGTATGTCATCTGATTTTGAACTTGCCATCGCAGCAGGCGCAACCTTTGTGCGTGTTGGAACCGCTATTTTTGGAGCACGTCCTGTCTAA
- the rpsO gene encoding 30S ribosomal protein S15 yields the protein MSKNVEKRKELIEKFRLSATDTGSTEVQVALLTDRIANLTEHLQTHKKDFHSRRGLLILVGRRRSLLDYLKGKSEERYKGLIEALGLRR from the coding sequence ATGTCGAAGAATGTTGAAAAACGTAAAGAGCTTATTGAAAAATTCCGTTTAAGCGCAACCGATACTGGTTCAACAGAAGTTCAGGTTGCTCTTTTAACTGACCGTATTGCAAACCTTACAGAACATTTGCAAACACATAAAAAAGATTTTCATTCCCGTCGTGGTTTGTTGATTTTGGTTGGACGTCGTCGCAGCTTGCTAGACTACCTAAAAGGTAAAAGTGAAGAACGCTACAAAGGCTTGATCGAAGCTTTAGGATTGCGTCGTTAA
- a CDS encoding HlyD family secretion protein, with product MAQDEDKSEKNSGENAHHSSDSHNIFSQESLLTEEQIALSKALEEVGEENQEANKAKKKRRFLIIGVLSAVAIFFWWYLHRNEQETDDAYTTGRKVAIAPHVSGYVYELLVNDNQFVHKGDPLIRIDGRDYLTQLHNAQAQLAQAQANFEAAVLSAEVARKNFPGQLMSAQGEVADAQANLFKAQTDYARQHRVLRAATSQSDIDASTAQLESAEAKMAEAKGHLIQAQPVQARVKTSQKQVSQGEAQIKSALAALEKAQLDVGWLTVRAPCDGWISQRSIERGNFVQAGQHILSIVPKEVWIVANYKETQLTKMRVGQEVSIHVDAYPNLSLEGHVDSFQMGTGESFSTFPPENATGNFVKVVQRVPVKILIDKGLKEDLPLPLGLSVTTLVDVGYEPIDPPKVKPPKDGAGDGSFNLETMAEKAFSGKKSDQMDKKFTGTKNLDLASPSASSPFASTDQDKAMDQTLSSVEKGEDLSKPVSSIADIAEKAGKEVVPGQTLKDQGNIGKILSKAIPKDLPPPPSPPKAKTVSQAADNLPSLGDMETIKNKALAKLAELGVSKEALLDGFQETESSLESKNHDPLHLKDPNTQAALQRMAKEALEGVKTLPISPAKKAEIEKKVQDMAETNAKAWGISPESRALVKNAIKQATSGGDRKYAIDPELEKELIKAATSRDGKHPSPHTGQEAEDTVAGKANAASPPGSSIENKQNGQNYGIDSEKSNDDFHIPDLKVENGKPNETLIHDNDFDTGNVKTEGNALGGNPLGAGIR from the coding sequence ATGGCGCAGGACGAAGATAAATCTGAAAAAAACAGCGGAGAGAATGCGCATCATTCCTCGGATTCACACAATATTTTCTCGCAGGAGAGCCTTTTGACGGAAGAACAAATTGCGCTCTCTAAGGCCTTAGAAGAAGTTGGTGAAGAAAACCAAGAGGCCAACAAAGCGAAGAAAAAACGTCGCTTTTTGATCATTGGTGTTTTATCTGCTGTTGCCATTTTCTTTTGGTGGTATCTTCATCGGAATGAGCAAGAGACAGATGATGCTTATACAACAGGACGTAAAGTTGCGATTGCACCGCATGTATCAGGTTATGTTTATGAGCTGTTAGTTAACGATAACCAGTTTGTGCATAAGGGTGATCCACTGATTCGCATTGATGGGCGGGATTACCTTACGCAGCTTCATAACGCACAAGCACAATTAGCACAGGCGCAAGCCAATTTTGAGGCGGCTGTTTTATCCGCCGAGGTCGCCCGTAAAAATTTCCCTGGACAGCTTATGTCTGCACAGGGAGAAGTTGCAGATGCGCAGGCCAATTTATTTAAAGCACAAACAGATTATGCCCGTCAGCATCGTGTTTTACGTGCAGCGACCAGTCAGTCTGATATTGATGCCTCTACGGCACAGTTGGAAAGCGCAGAGGCTAAAATGGCAGAGGCAAAAGGCCATTTAATTCAAGCCCAGCCTGTTCAAGCAAGAGTTAAGACATCCCAAAAGCAGGTATCGCAAGGGGAAGCTCAGATAAAATCAGCTTTAGCCGCTTTAGAAAAGGCGCAGCTTGATGTTGGCTGGCTCACAGTGCGTGCGCCTTGTGATGGTTGGATTTCTCAACGTTCTATCGAGCGGGGGAATTTTGTTCAGGCAGGACAGCATATTCTTTCCATCGTACCAAAAGAAGTTTGGATCGTTGCCAATTATAAAGAGACACAGCTTACCAAAATGCGTGTGGGACAAGAGGTGAGTATTCATGTGGATGCCTATCCAAATCTTTCTTTAGAAGGGCATGTTGATAGTTTTCAGATGGGGACGGGGGAGAGTTTCAGTACGTTCCCACCTGAAAACGCAACCGGTAACTTTGTGAAAGTTGTGCAGAGGGTGCCGGTTAAAATCTTGATTGATAAGGGTCTTAAAGAGGATCTTCCGCTTCCTTTGGGGCTGTCAGTAACGACACTTGTTGATGTTGGTTATGAGCCGATTGATCCGCCGAAGGTAAAGCCTCCAAAAGATGGTGCAGGAGATGGAAGTTTTAATCTTGAGACAATGGCAGAAAAGGCGTTTTCAGGAAAAAAATCCGATCAGATGGATAAGAAGTTTACGGGAACAAAAAATCTTGATCTCGCATCTCCTTCAGCCTCATCGCCGTTTGCCTCTACAGATCAAGATAAGGCGATGGATCAAACGCTTTCGTCTGTTGAAAAAGGAGAAGATCTTTCAAAACCTGTCTCTTCGATTGCGGATATTGCAGAGAAAGCGGGGAAAGAGGTGGTGCCCGGTCAAACCCTAAAAGATCAGGGAAATATCGGGAAAATCTTATCCAAAGCGATTCCTAAAGATCTTCCACCGCCGCCATCGCCTCCTAAAGCAAAGACAGTTTCTCAGGCTGCGGATAATTTACCTTCTTTGGGGGATATGGAAACGATTAAAAACAAAGCGCTCGCAAAACTTGCAGAATTAGGGGTTTCCAAAGAGGCTTTGCTGGATGGTTTTCAAGAGACGGAATCTTCTCTTGAAAGTAAAAATCATGATCCGCTACACTTAAAAGACCCGAATACGCAGGCCGCTTTGCAAAGAATGGCAAAAGAAGCTTTGGAAGGTGTTAAAACCTTGCCAATTTCGCCTGCAAAAAAAGCTGAAATTGAGAAAAAAGTGCAGGATATGGCAGAAACGAATGCCAAAGCATGGGGAATTTCGCCAGAGAGTAGAGCGCTTGTTAAAAATGCGATCAAACAAGCCACTTCGGGCGGAGACCGTAAATATGCAATTGATCCGGAGCTTGAAAAGGAATTGATTAAGGCCGCAACCAGTCGGGATGGCAAGCATCCAAGCCCCCATACTGGCCAAGAGGCAGAGGATACGGTCGCAGGAAAAGCCAATGCGGCTAGCCCTCCCGGCAGTTCGATAGAGAATAAACAAAACGGGCAGAATTATGGCATAGATTCGGAAAAATCAAATGATGATTTCCATATACCGGATCTTAAAGTCGAAAATGGCAAGCCGAATGAGACGCTTATACATGATAATGATTTTGATACAGGGAATGTAAAGACTGAGGGAAATGCACTGGGTGGAAATCCCTTAGGAGCAGGTATCCGCTAA
- the truB gene encoding tRNA pseudouridine(55) synthase TruB produces the protein MGRIKTGLFLDGWVLLDKPVGVSSAFAVNKVRHFLNARKAGHAGTLDPLASGALPIAFGKATSTIPYVMDGEKMYRFLLVFGESRDTGDGEGEAIATSDVIPTKEEVEAVFPQFLGDILQHPPIYSALKVNGRRACDLVREGKSVSLAPRKVRINQLTIISADEPGQMMIEVSCGKGVYVRSLAYDIAQACGAEGYVGSLRRMRCGPFSLEEDLPPETLSEAFLRLRLDKTDKNPENKSEPSLYLLPIATALDDIPALCVMAEEGERLSWGQKVSVPLDLKEGIYQIRWEDHLIGLGQVSEGELRAARMFENHLFWRKNDVEEC, from the coding sequence ATGGGGCGTATAAAAACAGGTCTTTTTTTAGACGGATGGGTTCTGCTAGATAAGCCTGTCGGTGTCAGCTCTGCCTTTGCTGTTAATAAGGTTCGACATTTTTTAAATGCCCGTAAAGCAGGCCATGCAGGAACTTTAGATCCGCTGGCCTCCGGGGCGTTGCCGATTGCCTTTGGTAAGGCGACTTCTACCATTCCTTATGTTATGGATGGCGAAAAAATGTATCGTTTTCTGTTGGTTTTCGGGGAAAGCCGAGATACAGGTGACGGAGAGGGAGAGGCGATTGCAACTTCGGATGTTATACCGACAAAAGAAGAGGTTGAGGCTGTCTTCCCTCAGTTTTTAGGGGATATCTTACAACATCCTCCGATTTATTCTGCTTTGAAGGTTAATGGCAGACGGGCTTGCGATCTCGTTCGAGAGGGAAAGTCTGTTTCACTCGCGCCAAGAAAAGTCAGAATCAATCAGTTAACAATTATTTCAGCAGACGAGCCTGGTCAGATGATGATCGAGGTAAGCTGTGGAAAAGGGGTTTATGTTCGCTCTTTAGCCTATGATATAGCGCAAGCTTGTGGGGCTGAGGGGTATGTTGGTAGTTTGCGCCGGATGCGTTGTGGGCCGTTTTCCTTGGAAGAGGATCTTCCACCGGAGACACTTTCTGAAGCATTTTTACGGTTAAGACTGGACAAAACGGACAAAAATCCCGAAAACAAGTCTGAACCCTCTTTGTATCTTTTGCCAATAGCGACTGCTCTGGACGACATCCCGGCTTTATGCGTCATGGCAGAGGAGGGAGAGAGGCTAAGCTGGGGACAGAAAGTTTCTGTACCTTTGGATCTTAAAGAAGGGATCTACCAGATTCGCTGGGAGGATCACCTCATTGGTCTTGGGCAGGTTTCCGAGGGTGAGCTTCGGGCTGCCCGTATGTTTGAAAACCATCTATTTTGGAGAAAAAATGATGTCGAAGAATGTTGA